In the genome of Calliopsis andreniformis isolate RMS-2024a chromosome 10, iyCalAndr_principal, whole genome shotgun sequence, one region contains:
- the LOC143184954 gene encoding uncharacterized protein LOC143184954 isoform X2 yields the protein MIGTLLSPRFLLLVTAVVVASGAHGTNSGSGSLAFSSASASAFAGASALSGSNSFAGAGSFPGSSPSHDGHKGIRSYDNPGSLTGNQPNDGYHSHGGPGSKGGRGKDCSQCKWENDDYWEKSEEETEPEEEDEDDCDDGQYRPEHHYGHKKRPASSTVQKLSAVDSSGPITGTGSPQHGAPFGGGDDRYPGAGSPSFGSPGNRPPGSGGPGSHGPGQQPGSSWNAGFGSTPKPSWGQGQGSSSPGQFGTHLQPGSWNAGGTGVTSQPGGGWNKGPQTGSGCSGQPGSSCSQGSGGVGPVKQAPVPFGGPSNVQKQGLPDYLTSPTVGYSPQGSPPGCTSGPYGNCGETGGKPGSYGPVSGSPTFGQPGGGSPQNYGPGSGAPQNYGPGSGQPGSPQSGSPQHYGPSSGLPGSGSPQNYGPGSRQPGSGAPQNYGPGSGQPGSPQSGSPQHYGPSPGQPGSGSPQKYGPGSGQPGSPQSGSPQHYGPSSGLPGSGAPQNYGPGSGQPGSGAPQNYGPGNGQPGSPQSGSPQHYGPSSGLPGSGSPQNYGPGSGQPGSGSPQNYGPGSGQPGSGSPQTYGPGSGQPGSGSPQNYGPKPQPHSGVLGGPGSPTNQIGSTFTSTNVGVGISRPGSGPNSGGLGAAGSYGRPDGSQGPGSPVNPNGYGGPGSPGGPGNLGPFNNPQRPQGAFAGASASAVSGAFAGAGKPNPASGPNYVTPGVGAPGVPFGSSPGSKDSSPKPGTTASPYGSTPYDTGNRKGHPKPKNDDSKIFYINVSPAPGSPVGIRPHGTTKAPYGGTGTTKPSFGTFGTTKPSYPTGQYDVGSTTKAPFYQQSTGGTTPAFQPGPYPQTQPVKPGYQPGSYPESGSAKPSYQPGSYPQTSPAKPGYQPGSYPEAGPAKPGYQPGSYPESGPVKPSYQPGSYPKPGPVKPGYQPGPQPGIGSTKPTYQPALHGEATTVAPTYQPGPYGGTTKTPYPSGSNGIAPGNNQGLSGPGSQHPFGTSPAGSPGGCSGASQGCGSGCSESGQSGTKSCDHSGHPATKKISGPLGYNPSLQPGGIPSGSGADGLSCPPGATYCPSGVLVPPSEGANQIPGADAYKSNPFLSGNVPIPTGGVPEVTTKKPIGQGNPFLSGAAPAHLPSFLPDNQKHIPPFGEDPTKPIGKNNPFLGVGAVAGAVAGTIAGAGQTQGNAGIQGAVSSIHGGPGAPGVPGVPGVHGVPGVPGVPGVPGVPGVPGVPGVPGVPGVPDGLNNQGNGPQPNESSGPHKFASNPFLTSGSFPATNQQPGSGSNFAQTNSGSFPNVKNTLSTNRGSGSGGGVGIGPESFGKLFGQGNAFSGAFSGAISGSQASNLADTKTGTLGGATNPGAAFGQSNSGSWASSGAAAHAGSGSWSSSGASAYASSSANSWAG from the exons ATGATTGGGACTCTTCTGTCCCCGAGGTTCCTCCTCTTGGTCACGGCAGTTGTGGTAGCTTCAG GGGCCCATGGGACCAATTCTGGCAGCGGTAGCCTAGCATTCA GTAGTGCCTCAGCTTCTGCGTTCGCAGGTGCATCCGCGCTGAGCGGCTCGAACTCCTTCGCCGGCGCTGGGAGCTTCCCTGGGTCGAGTCCGAGCCACGATGGACACAAAGGGATTCGCAGTTACGACAACCCTGGATCTCTGACTGGCAACCAGCCAAACGATGGctaccatagccacggtggaccTGGAAGCAAAGGTGGCCGTGGTAAGGATTGTTCTCAGTGCAAATGGGAGAACGATGACTACTGGGAAAAAAGCGAGGAGGAGACAGAGCCTGAAGAAGAAGACGAAGACGATTGTGACGATGGTCAATATAGGCCAGAACATCACTATGGACACAAAAAGCGGCCTGCATCTTCGACAGTACAAAAATTGAGCGCAGTTGATTCCAGTGGACCAATCACGGGAACTGGAAGCCCTCAGCATGGGGCGCCATTTGGGGGAGGCGATGACAGATATCCAGGAGCTGGGAGTCCCAGTTTTGGCTCTCCTGGGAACAGGCCTCCTGGAAGTGGGGGTCCAGGAAGCCATGGACCTGGTCAGCAGCCTGGATCCAGTTGGAATGCTGGTTTTGGAAGCACTCCAAAGCCTAGTTGGGGTCAAGGACAAGGGAGTTCTAGCCCTGGACAGTTTGGGACTCATTTACAACCTGGTAGCTGGAATGCTGGTGGTACAGGTGTAACGAGTCAGCCTGGTGGAGGATGGAATAAAGGACCACAAACAGGTTCTGGATGCAGTGGTCAGCCTGGATCGAGCTGCAGCCAAG GTTCAGGTGGTGTTGGTCCTGTGAAACAAGCTCCAGTGCCGTTTGGTGGACCCAGTAATGTTCAGAAGCAAGGACTTCCTGACTATTTGACGAGCCCAACAGTGGGATATAGTCCACAGGGATCTCCACCAGGATGTACTAGTGGACCTTATGGTAATTGTGGAGAAACTGGAGGGAAACCTGGATCCTACGGACCTGTTAGTGGATCTCCAACTTTTGGGCAGCCAGGAGGTGGATCCCCTCAAAATTATGGGCCAGGAAGTGGAGCCCCTCAAAATTATGGACCAGGTAGTGGGCAGCCAGGATCTCCTCAAAGTGGATCTCCCCAACATTATGGACCCTCTTCTGGACTACCAGGAAGTGGATCCCCTCAAAATTATGGCCCAGGTAGTAGACAGCCAGGAAGTGGAGCCCCTCAAAATTATGGACCAGGTAGTGGACAGCCAGGATCTCCTCAAAGTGGATCTCCTCAACATTATGGACCCTCTCCTGGACAGCCAGGTAGTGGATCCCCTCAAAAATATGGACCAGGTAGTGGACAGCCAGGATCTCCTCAAAGTGGATCTCCTCAACATTATGGACCCTCCTCTGGACTGCCAGGAAGTGGAGCTCCTCAAAATTATGGCCCAGGTAGTGGACAGCCAGGAAGTGGAGCCCCTCAAAATTATGGGCCAGGTAATGGACAGCCAGGATCTCCTCAAAGTGGATCTCCTCAACACTATGGACCCTCTTCTGGACTACCAGGAAGTGGATCCCCTCAAAATTATGGGCCAGGTAGTGGACAACCAGGAAGTGGATCCCCTCAGAATTATGGGCCAGGTAGTGGACAACCAGGAAGTGGATCCCCTCAAACTTATGGGCCAGGTAGTGGGCAGCCAGGAAGTGGATCCCCTCAAAATTATGGACCCAAACCACAGCCTCATAGCGGAGTACTAGGAGGACCAGGGAGTCCTACAAACCAAATTGGTTCTACTTTTACAAGCACTAATGTTGGAGTAGGAATATCACGCCCTGGAAGTGGACCCAATTCTGGAGGCCTTGGAGCTGCAGGAAGTTACGGCAGACCAGACGGATCCCAAGGACCAGGAAGCCCAGTGAATCCTAATGGATACGGTGGTCCAGGAAGTCCAGGAGGTCCTGGAAATCTAGGACCATTCAATAATCCTCAAAGACCACAGGGCGCATTCGCTGGTGCATCTGCAAGTGCAGTAAGCGGGGCATTTGCTGGAGCAGGCAAACCAAACCCTGCGAGCGGGCCTAATTATGTAACTCCTGGAGTAGGCGCGCCTGGTGTTCCATTTGGAAGTTCTCCAGGATCCAAAGACAGCTCCCCTAAGCCTGGTACCACTGCAAGTCCCTATGGAAGTACACCTTATGATACAG GAAATAGGAAGGGACATCCTAAACCCAAGAACGATGACAGTAAGATATTTTACATAAATGTGAGCCCTGCTCCCGGAAGTCCAGTAGGAATTAGACCTCATGGCACTACTAAAGCACCTTATGGAGGAACTGGAACGACGAAACCCAGCTTTGGAACTTTTGGAACCACGAAACCTTCGTACCCGACAGGACAATATGATGTGGGAAGTACTACCAAGGCTCCCTTTTATCAACAGAGTACTGGAGGTACGACGCCTGCCTTTCAACCTGGAccctatcctcaaactcaacctgtgaagcctgggtatcaACCTGGATCTTATCCTGAATCTGGTTCTGCAAAACCTAGTTATCAACCTGGATCCTATCCTCAAACTAGCCCAGCAAAGCCTGGCTATCAACCTGGATCTTACCCTGAAGCTGGTCCAGCAAAGCCTGGCTATCAACCAGGGTCTTACCCCGAATCTGGCCCAGTAAAGCCTAGCTATCAACCTGGATCTTACCCTAAACCTGGTCCAGTAAAGCCTGGCTATCAACCTGGACCTCAACCTGGTATAGGTTCTACGAAACCCACTTATCAACCTGCGCTCCATGGAGAAGCCACAACAGTCGCTCCTACTTACCAACCTGGGccctatggtggaacaacgaagaCCCCATATCCGAGTGGATCTAATGGAATAGCTCCTGGAAATAATCAAGGATTGTCAGGACCAGGAAGTCAACATCCATTTGGTACGTCACCTGCGGGTAGCCCAGGTGGCTGCTCAGGTGCAAGTCAAGGTTGCGGAAGTGGATGCAGCGAAAGTGGTCAAAGTGGAACTAAATCTTGCGATCACTCTGGACACCCTGCAACTAAAAAAATCTCTGGACCTCTTGGATATAACCCTTCGTTGCAACCAGGGGGGATTCCATCTGGATCTGGAGCTGATGGACTTAGCTGCCCACCAGGAGCCACTTATTGCCCGTCTGGTGTTTTAGTTCCACCTAGTGAAGGTGCAAATCAAATTCCTGGAGCAGATGCATACAAATCGAACCCGTTTTTGAGTGGCAATGTGCCAATTCCCACTG GTGGAGTTCCTGAAGTAACTACCAAAAAACCAATCGGTCAAGGAAATCCTTTccttagtggagcagcgcctgcaCACCTTCCTAGCTTCCTTCCAGATAACCAGAAACATATTCCACCTTTTGGAGAGGATCCAACGAAACCCATTGGTAAAAACAATCCGTTTTTAGGAGTAGGAGCAgtagcaggagcagtggcaggtacAATAGCAGGTGCAGGACAAACTCAAGGTAACGCTGGAATCCAAGGTGCAGTCAGTTCAATTCATGGAGGGCCTGGAGCACCTGGAGTGCCCGGAGTGCCTGGAGTACATGGGGTACCTGGAGTACCTGGAGTACCTGGAGTACCTGGGGTACCTGGAGTGCCCGGAGTGCCTGGAGTGCCTGGAGTACCTGGAGTACCTGATGGACTTAATAATCAAGGCAATGGTCCCCAACCAAACGAAAGCAGCGGACCTCATAAATTTGCATCCAATCCATTCTTGACCTCTGGCTCATTCCCAGCTACCAATCAACAGCCTGGCTCAGGCTCAAATTTTGCACAGACTAACAGTGGAAGTTTCCCCAACGTGAAAAACACTTTATCGACAAACCGCGGTTCTGGTAGCGGAGGAGGTGTTGGTATTGGTCCAGAAAGCTTTGGGAAACTTTTTGGACAGGGGAATGCCTTTAGTGGTGCATTCTCTGGAGCTATTAGCGGCTCTCAAGCATCCAACTTAGCTGACACCAAAACTGGCACGCTTGGTGGTGCTACGA ATCCAGGGGCCGCCTTTGGACAATCGAACAGCGGAAGTTGGGCATCCAGTGGAGCAGCGGCCCATGCCGGAAGTGGCTCATGGTCTTCGAGTGGTGCCTCAGCTTATGCAAGTAGCAGTGCGAACA GTTGGGCAGGATAG
- the LOC143184954 gene encoding uncharacterized protein LOC143184954 isoform X4, whose protein sequence is MIGTLLSPRFLLLVTAVVVASGAHGTNSGSGSLAFSSASASAFAGASALSGSNSFAGAGSFPGSSPSHDGHKGIRSYDNPGSLTGNQPNDGYHSHGGPGSKGGRGKDCSQCKWENDDYWEKSEEETEPEEEDEDDCDDGQYRPEHHYGHKKRPASSTVQKLSAVDSSGPITGTGSPQHGAPFGGGDDRYPGAGSPSFGSPGNRPPGSGGPGSHGPGQQPGSSWNAGFGSTPKPSWGQGQGSSSPGQFGTHLQPGSWNAGGTGVTSQPGGGWNKGPQTGSGCSGQPGSSCSQGSGGVGPVKQAPVPFGGPSNVQKQGLPDYLTSPTVGYSPQGSPPGCTSGPYGNCGETGGKPGSYGPVSGSPTFGQPGGGSPQNYGPGSGAPQNYGPGSGQPGSPQSGSPQHYGPSSGLPGSGSPQNYGPGSRQPGSGAPQNYGPGSGQPGSPQSGSPQHYGPSPGQPGSGSPQKYGPGSGQPGSPQSGSPQHYGPSSGLPGSGAPQNYGPGSGQPGSGAPQNYGPGNGQPGSPQSGSPQHYGPSSGLPGSGSPQNYGPGSGQPGSGSPQNYGPGSGQPGSGSPQTYGPGSGQPGSGSPQNYGPKPQPHSGVLGGPGSPTNQIGSTFTSTNVGVGISRPGSGPNSGGLGAAGSYGRPDGSQGPGSPVNPNGYGGPGSPGGPGNLGPFNNPQRPQGAFAGASASAVSGAFAGAGKPNPASGPNYVTPGVGAPGVPFGSSPGSKDSSPKPGTTASPYGSTPYDTGNKAHPENGPYSPGSSPAKPSFGSGTPGNRKGHPKPKNDDSKIFYINVSPAPGSPVGIRPHGTTKAPYGGTGTTKPSFGTFGTTKPSYPTGQYDVGSTTKAPFYQQSTGGVGAVAGAVAGTIAGAGQTQGNAGIQGAVSSIHGGPGAPGVPGVPGVHGVPGVPGVPGVPGVPGVPGVPGVPGVPGVPDGLNNQGNGPQPNESSGPHKFASNPFLTSGSFPATNQQPGSGSNFAQTNSGSFPNVKNTLSTNRGSGSGGGVGIGPESFGKLFGQGNAFSGAFSGAISGSQASNLADTKTGTLGGATNPGAAFGQSNSGSWASSGAAAHAGSGSWSSSGASAYASSSANSWAG, encoded by the exons ATGATTGGGACTCTTCTGTCCCCGAGGTTCCTCCTCTTGGTCACGGCAGTTGTGGTAGCTTCAG GGGCCCATGGGACCAATTCTGGCAGCGGTAGCCTAGCATTCA GTAGTGCCTCAGCTTCTGCGTTCGCAGGTGCATCCGCGCTGAGCGGCTCGAACTCCTTCGCCGGCGCTGGGAGCTTCCCTGGGTCGAGTCCGAGCCACGATGGACACAAAGGGATTCGCAGTTACGACAACCCTGGATCTCTGACTGGCAACCAGCCAAACGATGGctaccatagccacggtggaccTGGAAGCAAAGGTGGCCGTGGTAAGGATTGTTCTCAGTGCAAATGGGAGAACGATGACTACTGGGAAAAAAGCGAGGAGGAGACAGAGCCTGAAGAAGAAGACGAAGACGATTGTGACGATGGTCAATATAGGCCAGAACATCACTATGGACACAAAAAGCGGCCTGCATCTTCGACAGTACAAAAATTGAGCGCAGTTGATTCCAGTGGACCAATCACGGGAACTGGAAGCCCTCAGCATGGGGCGCCATTTGGGGGAGGCGATGACAGATATCCAGGAGCTGGGAGTCCCAGTTTTGGCTCTCCTGGGAACAGGCCTCCTGGAAGTGGGGGTCCAGGAAGCCATGGACCTGGTCAGCAGCCTGGATCCAGTTGGAATGCTGGTTTTGGAAGCACTCCAAAGCCTAGTTGGGGTCAAGGACAAGGGAGTTCTAGCCCTGGACAGTTTGGGACTCATTTACAACCTGGTAGCTGGAATGCTGGTGGTACAGGTGTAACGAGTCAGCCTGGTGGAGGATGGAATAAAGGACCACAAACAGGTTCTGGATGCAGTGGTCAGCCTGGATCGAGCTGCAGCCAAG GTTCAGGTGGTGTTGGTCCTGTGAAACAAGCTCCAGTGCCGTTTGGTGGACCCAGTAATGTTCAGAAGCAAGGACTTCCTGACTATTTGACGAGCCCAACAGTGGGATATAGTCCACAGGGATCTCCACCAGGATGTACTAGTGGACCTTATGGTAATTGTGGAGAAACTGGAGGGAAACCTGGATCCTACGGACCTGTTAGTGGATCTCCAACTTTTGGGCAGCCAGGAGGTGGATCCCCTCAAAATTATGGGCCAGGAAGTGGAGCCCCTCAAAATTATGGACCAGGTAGTGGGCAGCCAGGATCTCCTCAAAGTGGATCTCCCCAACATTATGGACCCTCTTCTGGACTACCAGGAAGTGGATCCCCTCAAAATTATGGCCCAGGTAGTAGACAGCCAGGAAGTGGAGCCCCTCAAAATTATGGACCAGGTAGTGGACAGCCAGGATCTCCTCAAAGTGGATCTCCTCAACATTATGGACCCTCTCCTGGACAGCCAGGTAGTGGATCCCCTCAAAAATATGGACCAGGTAGTGGACAGCCAGGATCTCCTCAAAGTGGATCTCCTCAACATTATGGACCCTCCTCTGGACTGCCAGGAAGTGGAGCTCCTCAAAATTATGGCCCAGGTAGTGGACAGCCAGGAAGTGGAGCCCCTCAAAATTATGGGCCAGGTAATGGACAGCCAGGATCTCCTCAAAGTGGATCTCCTCAACACTATGGACCCTCTTCTGGACTACCAGGAAGTGGATCCCCTCAAAATTATGGGCCAGGTAGTGGACAACCAGGAAGTGGATCCCCTCAGAATTATGGGCCAGGTAGTGGACAACCAGGAAGTGGATCCCCTCAAACTTATGGGCCAGGTAGTGGGCAGCCAGGAAGTGGATCCCCTCAAAATTATGGACCCAAACCACAGCCTCATAGCGGAGTACTAGGAGGACCAGGGAGTCCTACAAACCAAATTGGTTCTACTTTTACAAGCACTAATGTTGGAGTAGGAATATCACGCCCTGGAAGTGGACCCAATTCTGGAGGCCTTGGAGCTGCAGGAAGTTACGGCAGACCAGACGGATCCCAAGGACCAGGAAGCCCAGTGAATCCTAATGGATACGGTGGTCCAGGAAGTCCAGGAGGTCCTGGAAATCTAGGACCATTCAATAATCCTCAAAGACCACAGGGCGCATTCGCTGGTGCATCTGCAAGTGCAGTAAGCGGGGCATTTGCTGGAGCAGGCAAACCAAACCCTGCGAGCGGGCCTAATTATGTAACTCCTGGAGTAGGCGCGCCTGGTGTTCCATTTGGAAGTTCTCCAGGATCCAAAGACAGCTCCCCTAAGCCTGGTACCACTGCAAGTCCCTATGGAAGTACACCTTATGATACAGGTAATAAAGCTCATCCTGAAAACGGACCATACTCACCTGGATCGTCGCCTGCCAAACCTTCTTTTGGTTCTGGGACACCAGGAAATAGGAAGGGACATCCTAAACCCAAGAACGATGACAGTAAGATATTTTACATAAATGTGAGCCCTGCTCCCGGAAGTCCAGTAGGAATTAGACCTCATGGCACTACTAAAGCACCTTATGGAGGAACTGGAACGACGAAACCCAGCTTTGGAACTTTTGGAACCACGAAACCTTCGTACCCGACAGGACAATATGATGTGGGAAGTACTACCAAGGCTCCCTTTTATCAACAGAGTACTGGAG GAGTAGGAGCAgtagcaggagcagtggcaggtacAATAGCAGGTGCAGGACAAACTCAAGGTAACGCTGGAATCCAAGGTGCAGTCAGTTCAATTCATGGAGGGCCTGGAGCACCTGGAGTGCCCGGAGTGCCTGGAGTACATGGGGTACCTGGAGTACCTGGAGTACCTGGAGTACCTGGGGTACCTGGAGTGCCCGGAGTGCCTGGAGTGCCTGGAGTACCTGGAGTACCTGATGGACTTAATAATCAAGGCAATGGTCCCCAACCAAACGAAAGCAGCGGACCTCATAAATTTGCATCCAATCCATTCTTGACCTCTGGCTCATTCCCAGCTACCAATCAACAGCCTGGCTCAGGCTCAAATTTTGCACAGACTAACAGTGGAAGTTTCCCCAACGTGAAAAACACTTTATCGACAAACCGCGGTTCTGGTAGCGGAGGAGGTGTTGGTATTGGTCCAGAAAGCTTTGGGAAACTTTTTGGACAGGGGAATGCCTTTAGTGGTGCATTCTCTGGAGCTATTAGCGGCTCTCAAGCATCCAACTTAGCTGACACCAAAACTGGCACGCTTGGTGGTGCTACGA ATCCAGGGGCCGCCTTTGGACAATCGAACAGCGGAAGTTGGGCATCCAGTGGAGCAGCGGCCCATGCCGGAAGTGGCTCATGGTCTTCGAGTGGTGCCTCAGCTTATGCAAGTAGCAGTGCGAACA GTTGGGCAGGATAG